A stretch of the uncultured Desulfobacter sp. genome encodes the following:
- a CDS encoding ABC transporter ATP-binding protein has product MEYCLEAIALHKNYGEVKALNNVDLKINQGELFTLLGPSGCGKTTLLRIIAGLETATDGNLFLNGNPILDMPANKRPVNTVFQSYALFPHLKNYDNIAFGLRSQKIPETQITPKVDKMLEMLELENFADRYPDQLSGGQRQRVSMARALVCEPEILLLDEPMSALDAKLRVQLQEQLRRLQLRLKKNFILVTHDQEEALTVSDRIAVMKDGHILQCGSPYEIYNHPNCRFVAEFIGTANIFDVERKDNVLQGAFGNFVPNTMPEWKKGSLVIRPEGIRLRSEKPAQNGVRSRVIEKYYRGTYQNLTLETGNLRMRTAPHRKIEIGDEIWVELLQEALVTIDD; this is encoded by the coding sequence ATGGAATATTGTTTGGAAGCAATTGCTTTACACAAAAATTACGGCGAGGTGAAAGCCCTTAACAATGTAGATCTGAAGATCAACCAAGGTGAACTGTTTACCCTGCTTGGTCCGTCAGGTTGCGGAAAAACCACTCTTTTAAGAATTATTGCAGGTCTTGAAACAGCCACCGACGGGAATCTGTTTTTAAACGGAAACCCCATTCTTGATATGCCGGCCAACAAGCGCCCGGTCAATACCGTATTTCAAAGCTACGCGCTCTTTCCTCACCTGAAGAACTACGACAATATCGCCTTTGGCCTGCGTTCACAAAAAATTCCGGAAACACAAATTACCCCCAAAGTGGACAAAATGTTAGAGATGCTGGAGCTTGAAAATTTTGCAGACCGGTACCCTGATCAGCTTTCCGGCGGACAACGCCAACGGGTCTCCATGGCCAGGGCCCTGGTCTGCGAGCCCGAAATTCTGCTGCTTGATGAGCCCATGTCCGCTTTAGACGCCAAGTTGCGGGTCCAGCTCCAGGAACAGCTTCGCCGCCTGCAGCTGCGGCTTAAGAAAAACTTCATTCTGGTCACCCATGATCAGGAAGAAGCGTTAACGGTTTCCGACCGTATTGCCGTTATGAAAGACGGACATATTCTGCAGTGCGGTTCACCCTATGAAATATACAACCACCCAAACTGCAGATTTGTTGCAGAATTCATCGGCACGGCAAATATCTTTGATGTTGAACGCAAGGACAATGTTTTGCAGGGGGCGTTTGGAAATTTTGTGCCAAACACCATGCCCGAATGGAAAAAGGGCTCTTTGGTCATCCGGCCTGAAGGCATTAGGCTGCGCTCAGAAAAACCGGCCCAAAACGGCGTTCGGTCCCGTGTCATTGAAAAATACTACCGGGGCACCTATCAGAACCTCACCCTGGAGACCGGGAACCTGCGCATGAGAACTGCCCCCCACCGCAAAATCGAAATCGGGGATGAAATCTGGGTGGAGCTGCTGCAGGAAGCACTGGTAACCATTGACGATTAA